A section of the Kluyveromyces lactis strain NRRL Y-1140 chromosome F complete sequence genome encodes:
- the POP5 gene encoding RNA-binding protein POP5 (similar to uniprot|P28005 Saccharomyces cerevisiae YAL033W POP5 Subunit of both RNase MRP which cleaves pre-rRNA and nuclear RNase P which cleaves tRNA precursors to generate mature 5' ends) translates to MLHITRFRVMMEINCEGIKILIKDGCATTFIRGFHPTINKTCCHNRQNRRNPMVRLKSRYILFEVLYPDVDDEYETVPDITKKDILTTHHKVSPNTISPRNILQELRKQLQVNFGDYGLGKATALLQIKYFSNRTSTGIIRCGHDDHQYVIMALALMNQIESVGPIIMNPIKVSGTIKKVELFAIRRSHRLNRILLTDDRNDEFSSITDDENND, encoded by the coding sequence atgCTTCACATTACAAGATTTAGAGTTATGATGGAGATCAACTGTGAAGGAATcaagattttgataaaggACGGTTGTGCAACAACGTTTATTCGGGGGTTTCATCCTACTATTAATAAAACTTGCTGTCATAATAGGCAAAATAGAAGAAATCCAATGGTTCGTTTAAAGAGCAGATACATTCTTTTCGAAGTACTATATCCAGATGTAGATGATGAGTACGAAACAGTGCCAGATATAACCAAGAAGGACATTTTAACCACGCATCACAAAGTATCACCAAATACTATCAGTCCGAGAAATATTTTGCAGGAACTACGAAAACAATTACAGGTGAATTTCGGGGACTATGGCTTGGGAAAGGCTACGGCTTTGTTACAGATCAAATACTTTTCGAATAGAACATCAACCGGTATAATACGATGTGGCCATGATGACCATCAGTACGTAATAATGGCACTTGCTTTGATGAACCAGATTGAATCTGTTGGGCCCATCATAATGAATCCAATAAAAGTTAGCGGAACTATTAAAAAAGTTGAGTTATTTGCTATCAGAAGAAGTCACCGTTTGAACCGAATACTTCTGACAGATGATAGGAATGATgagttttcttcaatcactgacgatgaaaataatgacTGA
- the TEA1 gene encoding Tea1p (similar to uniprot|P47988 Saccharomyces cerevisiae YOR337W TEA1 Mutants are defective in Ty1 Enhancer-mediated Activation Ty1 enhancer activator and to YLR098C uniprot|P43634 Saccharomyces cerevisiae YLR098C CHA4 Zinc-finger protein with Zn[2]-Cys[6] fungal-type binuclear cluster domain; DNA-binding transcriptional activator or CHA1), which yields MVNFEKHTSHQQHKNETSQHETKLQMDSEASSEPPAKRLACANCRRRRKKCDLEYPCGRCQELGLGCNINKVDLRKKRYNLTYVKNLEDHVAEMELRLRQYAKLADEILPEDATDIKRLMVDEVLNGLSPMPSTGSPITAAKPNTPVLIKSLPSNVDSSCNVPSDGYVDDNENTVGNNRPPSAQSNDSSLSNSSVHHDVLRNKKFVKGSIYPEGPTSYKKRKRDTTSIFSQPTQRIGDLKSTVIVRNQIDPNDGRLNSDPAIIQSLSNFYKWLYPGNFIFVHRESFLYGFFNHTDETYDNSQHCSEELIYAVAAIGSRLSKDLHHLSEKYYQIAKTRLLKIVFEEQSIAKITTVQALLCLAFYELGNGENQLAWYFSGLAIRVGYDMGFQLDPKVWITDDSINENQDLSDSELEIRSRIYWGCYIADHFICLILGRAPSLTVSNSTVPESDELPEIEGTEDFRYESQTVLQVSQPLKNLMILSRIIQIFTSKIFIEPNTTSRRIEYLKKFNLKVSNWRQSLPEFLKWSKSLVQSVDMSTDPTISYFWYHYYIVLITFNKPFMEDCEESKTVILEILGDLKTLLSNLKLKFGNGLRQATLYHLYTCLLSISCFQKLKSMGSDSVIDSVFPNLSLELNWFKSVFHDLSNMYDLPNKIEEEDLELEQQQQENSAHQTHLNPHQGYQGYQGFQGFHQMNNIHDFSLSDEIDDLIKQVFGFDTWNINPSYQV from the coding sequence ATGGTAAACTTCGAGAAGCATACTTCCCACCAGCAACACAAAAATGAAACTTCACAACATGAAACTAAACTTCAAATGGATAGTGAAGCATCCTCGGAACCACCTGCTAAGCGTTTAGCTTGTGCAAATTGCCGTCGTCGTCGGAAGAAATGTGACTTGGAGTATCCCTGTGGAAGGTGTCAAGAATTAGGGCTTGGATGTAATATCAACAAAGTGGACTTGCGTAAGAAGAGGTATAATTTGACATACGTTAAAAATCTTGAAGACCATGTTGCCGAAATGGAGCTTCGGCTACGACAGTATGCTAAACTTgctgatgaaattttgCCAGAAGATGCAACCGATATTAAAAGACTTATGGTTGACGAAGTTTTGAATGGTTTATCGCCTATGCCGTCTACTGGGTCGCCAATCACGGCAGCTAAACCCAACACACCTGTTTTAATCAAAAGTTTGCCTTCAAATGTAGATAGCTCGTGCAATGTGCCCTCTGATGGATATGTTGACGATAATGAGAATACGGTTGGAAACAATAGGCCACCTTCTGCTCAATCAAACGACTCTTCACTATCCAACTCATCTGTGCATCATGATGTTTTGAGAAATAAAAAGTTTGTGAAGGGCAGTATTTATCCAGAGGGTCCTACGTCATATAAGAAACGTAAACGGGACACCACCTCGATATTTTCACAACCTACCCAACGTATCGGTGATTTGAAGAGCACGGTGATTGTTAGAAACCAAATCGACCCTAATGATGGCAGATTAAATTCAGATCCCGCTATCATCCAAAGTTTGTCCAATTTTTATAAATGGCTTTACCCTGGAAACTTCATTTTTGTCCATAGAGAGTCTTTCTTATATGGATTCTTCAATCATACAGATGAAACATATGATAATTCACAGCATTGTTCAGAGGAGTTAATATATGCAGTAGCGGCCATAGGAAGTAGATTGTCGAAAGATTTACATCATTTATCCGAGaaatattatcaaataGCCAAGACCCGATTGTTGAAAATTGTATTTGAAGAGCAAAGTATAGCCAAGATCACCACGGTACAAGCACTATTGTGCCTAGCATTTTACGAATTAGGAAACGGTGAAAACCAATTAGCATGGTATTTCAGTGGACTTGCTATCAGAGTTGGATATGACATGGGGTTCCAATTAGATCCGAAAGTGTGGATCACTGATGACAGTATCAACGAGAACCAAGATTTGAGTGACAGTGAATTAGAAATCAGATCCAGAATATATTGGGGTTGTTACATTGCGGATCATTTTATATGCTTAATTCTTGGAAGAGCACCCAGTTTAACGGTGTCAAATTCAACCGTTCCCGAGAGTGATGAACTACCAGAGATTGAGGGAACCGAAGATTTCAGGTACGAATCCCAAACGGTGTTACAAGTTTCACAACCattaaagaatttgatgattttatCCAGAATTATTCAGATCTTCACGTCGAAGATATTTATTGAGCCTAACACCACATCAAGGCGAATTGAATacttgaaaaaattcaacCTCAAGGTATCCAATTGGAGGCAATCCCTTCCAGAATTCCTCAAATGGTCCAAGAGCCTGGTACAAAGCGTCGATATGAGTACGGACCCAACTATCTCGTATTTTTGGTACCATTACTACATCGTCCTAATCACGTTCAACAAGCCGTTCATGGAAGACTGTGAGGAATCCAAGACTGTGATTTTGGAAATCTTGGGTGATCTAAAGACGTTATTGAGCAATCTGAAATTAAAATTCGGTAACGGATTAAGACAAGCTACTTTATACCATTTATACACATGTTTGCTATCGATTTCCtgtttccaaaaattgaaatctatGGGGTCCGACAGCGTCATCGACTCCGTTTTTCCGAACTTGTCCCTCGAGCTaaattggttcaaatcTGTGTTCCATGATCTATCAAACATGTACGATTTACCAAACAagatagaagaagaggatctagaattggaacaacaacaacaagaaaactCGGCACATCAGACGCATTTAAACCCACACCAGGGTTACCAGGGCTACCAGGGTTTCCAAGGGTTCCATCAAATGAACAACATACACGATTTCTCCCTATCTGATGAGATTGACGACCTGATTAAGCAAGTGTTTGGTTTCGACACTTGGAATATAAACCCGAGCTACcaagtttga
- the ALA1 gene encoding alanine--tRNA ligase (highly similar to uniprot|P40825 Saccharomyces cerevisiae YOR335C ALA1 Cytoplasmic alanyl-tRNA synthetase required for protein synthesis point mutation (cdc64-1 allele) causes cell cycle arrest at G1 lethality of null mutation is functionally complemented by human homolog), translated as MTIGDKSKWTAANVRSTFLDYFKSKGHTFVPSSPVIPFDDPTLLFANAGMNQYKPIFLGTVDPSSDFYKLKRATNSQKCIRAGGKHNDLEDVGRDSYHHTFFEMLGNWSFGDYFKKEAIEYSWELLTKVYGIPGDRLYVTYFEGDEKLGLEPDFEARDLWKSVGVKDDHILPGNAKDNFWEMGEQGPCGPCSEVHYDRIGGRNAAHLVNQDDPDVLEIWNNVFIQFNREQDRSLRALPAKHVDTGMGFERLVSVLHDVRSNYDTDVFEPLFNRIQEITGVRSYTGKFGAEDTDGIDTAYRVLADHVRTLTFALADGGVPNNEGRGYVLRRILRRGARYARKYMNYPIGNFFSQLSVTLIEQVKDMFPEVARDPSYLFEILDEEEASFAKTLDRGEKLFEKYAEDALKKADKTLDGKQVWRLYDTYGFPVDLTELMAEEQGLKIDTIGFEKAKQESYEASKKGGKKGASDLIRLNVHELSQLNGDNVAKTDDSSKYGTENVEATILRIYDGEKFVDSMTEIGKQYGVILDKTCFYAEQGGQEFDTGKLVIDGEAEFNVDNVQAYNGYVFHTGSLGDGKLSIGDSIIASYEELRRHPLRNNHTGTHILNFALKEVLGNDVDQKGSLVAPEKLRFDFSHKRALSYEELVEVEKLSNEKIRDNLTVYYKEVALDLAKTISSVRAVFGETYPDPVRVVSIGKAVEEVLENPTSEEWQKYSIEFCGGTHVAKTSDIKEFVIVEESGIAKGIRRIVAVSGPEAYEVQRIATEFDGELTAVEKLPFSPLKAQKLKELGVRLGQLTISVITKTDLKDKFNKIEKEVKDELKSRAKKEIKQTLDDVKHHFDANKESSFYVKHIDIPTNAKAITEAINHIKTNSKDKSIYLFTCNEPDGKVAHGCYISDAAIAQGVDGSSLAKTVSSSIGGKAGGKGNVFQGMGDKPNGIDSAVAEVEALLKERLTI; from the coding sequence ATGACGATTGGTGATAAGTCTAAGTGGACGGCTGCCAACGTTCGTTCCACATTTTTGGACTATTTCAAGTCTAAGGGCCATACTTTTGTTCCATCTTCACCCGTGATTCCATTCGATGATCCAACTTTATTGTTTGCCAATGCTGGTATGAATCAGTATAAGCCAATCTTTTTGGGAACAGTTGACCCATCCAGTGATTTTTACAAGTTGAAGAGAGCTACGAACTCTCAAAAGTGTATCAGAGCCGGTGGTAAGCAtaatgatttggaagatgttGGTAGAGACTCCTACCACCAcactttctttgaaatgttGGGTAACTGGTCGTTCGGTGACtatttcaagaaggaaGCTATTGAATACTCTTGGGAATTGTTGACCAAAGTCTACGGTATTCCAGGTGATAGATTGTACGTCACTTATTTCGAAGGTGACGAAAAATTGGGTTTGGAACCAGACTTCGAAGCTCGTGATTTGTGGAAATCCGTTGGCGTCAAGGATGATCATATCTTGCCAGGTAATGCCAAGGATAACTTTTGGGAAATGGGTGAACAAGGTCCATGTGGTCCTTGTTCTGAAGTTCATTATGACAGAATTGGTGGTAGAAACGCTGCTCATCTTGTTAATCAAGACGATCCAGATGTGTTGGAAATTTGGAATAACgtttttattcaattcaacagAGAACAAGATCGTTCTCTAAGAGCTCTACCGGCTAAACATGTCGATACTGGTATGGGTTTCGAAAGATTGGTGTCCGTTTTGCACGATGTTAGATCTAATTACGACACCGACGTTTTCGAACCTTTGTTCAACCGTATCCAAGAAATCACTGGGGTCAGATCATACACTGGTAAATTTGGTGCTGAGGATACGGATGGTATTGACACCGCTTACAGAGTCTTGGCTGATCATGTTCGTACGTTAACTTTCGCCTTGGCTGATGGTGGTGTTCCTAACAACGAAGGTAGAGGTTACGTTTTGAGAAGAATTTTGAGACGTGGTGCACGTTACGCTAGAAAGTACATGAACTACCCTATAGGAAACTTTTTTTCACAATTGTCTGTCACTTTAATCGAACAAGTTAAGGATATGTTCCCAGAAGTCGCTAGAGACCCATCTTATTTGTTCGAAATTTTggacgaagaagaagcttcTTTCGCAAAAACTTTAGACCGtggtgaaaaattgtttgaaaagtATGCTGAagatgctttgaagaaagcagACAAGACTTTGGATGGTAAACAAGTCTGGAGACTATACGATACTTATGGTTTCCCTGTCGATTTGACTGAATTGATGGCTGAAGAACAGGGCTTAAAGATCGATACAATCGGTTTTGAGAAAGCTAAACAGGAATCATACGAGGCTTCTAAGAAAGGTGGTAAGAAGGGTGCATCTGATTTGATCAGATTAAACGTTCATGAATTGTCTCAACTTAACGGTGATAATGTCGCTAAGACTGATGATTCATCTAAGTATGGGACCGAAAACGTTGAAGCCACTATTTTGAGAATATATGATGGTGAGAAATTCGTTGACTCTATGACCGAAATTGGTAAGCAATATGGTGTTATTCTAGACAAAACTTGTTTTTATGCCGAACAAGGTGGTCAAGAGTTCGATACAGGTAAGTTGGTTATCGATGGTGAAGCAGAATTCAACGTCGACAATGTTCAAGCCTACAACGGTTATGTTTTCCATACCGGTTCTCTTGGTGACGGTAAACTATCTATTGGTGACAGTATAATTGCTTCTTACGAAGAGCTACGTCGTCATCCCCTAAGAAATAATCACACTGGTACACATATCTTGAACTTTGCTCTGAAAGAAGTGTTGGGTAATGATGTCGATCAAAAGGGTTCCTTAGTTGCACCGGAAAAGTTGAGATTCGATTTCTCGCACAAGAGAGCCTTATCTTATGAGGAATTAGTGGAGGTTGAAAAACTCTCcaatgaaaagatcagGGACAACTTAACTGTGTATTACAAGGAAGTTGCCTTAGATTTGGCTAAGACTATCTCTTCTGTCCGTGCTGTCTTCGGTGAAACTTACCCGGATCCAGTTCGTGTTGTTTCTATTGGTAAGGCCGTTGAAGAAGTCCTAGAGAACCCAACTAGTGAAGAATGGCAAAAGTACTCCATTGAATTCTGTGGTGGTACCCATGTTGCTAAGACTAGTGacatcaaagaattcgtcattgttgaagaaagtgGTATTGCCAAAGGTATCAGAAGAATTGTTGCGGTTTCTGGACCTGAAGCCTATGAAGTACAAAGAATTGCTACTGAATTTGATGGCGAATTAACTGCAGTTGAAAAACTGCCTTTCTCCCCTTTAAAGGCCCAAAAGCTAAAGGAGCTAGGTGTCAGACTAGGCCAACTAACTATTTCCGTTATCACCAAAACTGACTTGAAGGAtaaattcaacaaaattgaaaaggaagtTAAAGATGAACTGAAATCTAGAGCtaagaaggaaattaaACAAACTCTGGACGACGTCAAACATCACTTTGATGCTAACAAAGAGTCTTCTTTCTACGTCAAGCATATTGACATTCCAACTAATGCTAAGGCCATCACTGAAGCTATCAATCACATTAAAACAAACTCGAAGGACAAGTCTATCTACTTATTCACTTGTAATGAACCAGACGGAAAGGTTGCTCACGGATGCTACATATCTGACGCAGCAATTGCTCAAGGTGTTGATGGTTCTAGTTTAGCCAAAACAGTATCCTCTAGCATCGGTGGTAAAGCTGGTGGTAAGGGAAATGTCTTCCAAGGTATGGGTGACAAACCAAACGGTATTGACTCCGCTGTTGCGGAAGTTGAAGCCTTGCTAAAAGAGAGACTGACTATCTAA
- the KRE5 gene encoding Kre5p (weakly similar to uniprot|P22023 Saccharomyces cerevisiae YOR336W KRE5 Protein required for beta-1 6 glucan biosynthesis mutations result in aberrant morphology and severe growth defects) — MVLFRLRIVFLLLTVLHITQAFNEGIGKRWLSASLVDYDALSTDQWMQLYRKITLSDEEEDEEDEDDDEGIEESISSASAEKVQQVEGLSGAISKYVQIAPIDDEFKETCFVLNGKIYSKSDDSFYFKTSELDAQALVPDFDVLKDREIAIGTNASAPIVVLYGCETDLEFADFNRNLYNEAKFGKIRMTWRPTCIIGDTPEYALSATLSDKNWDQKANVHLVIDDSDLKIKDPVKLKYLDQKELEDLDMKFTALLLEKFNEDHDFDSFFEYFKSLSYNFPAVAPVIASKDNIDTTPAKNIVKDFNKRKISHELLGLYINGQQWRLSELDETTLPAILAKEWSRVNDLKEKLSKFPGAELENFLKYFTVGYSYTAYFDKNRYDFYRTPGFSEAVVFFNNFEKDELYKDLPEDNMAFLEPSDFEPIPSIKQNWNELIFFINFDDMTQFKDDGAVGSLLQAIDQMETGYPIRLGLIPFSSSGSNSVVDMIYKLKSESDKPLQSIIDYLRTLIGHSEKIQPQTKHKGSAYDEYLERFKIADTCIAMNGVLLPFQAKAWKIHTSRILSADIEYLKSELQALGDSSNLSVRQLLHHRSLTLKNPVYIPNRMLDETFTRVNNRALHVLGSRTIIFSDPNQKTSPIHTITLVDDFNSYSAVQKIRALLRNNHKSVSFRLVHVGDLSKSWDNFKMEFSTGKLSGKIASKTTVNFIVDPFLNVLSSWLPDISIKALRKPFAVINGKFFNTDDDLYSVELWHNILVHHSSRTLDVLKTLHHIGALDENIMNPSAIEELTAAVIKYVHHGYLVLNNGIPYTTESSMPRVSLSELEEYTITSRSDQSVINVTLLLDPVEERTQRLLYLSSLLKDLPFVKTEVALVPTANLTLNPVHRFYNASTGISDNGFLSEFDYPHNINPDDKSIIIEAHVFDEGDDVSIDIIDGLAGVCLQLMDNAGNVIDKGLSMKSFGYVQLSLPSLQKGLKLENCDSSYEITALSTMAEANYIEVESFDVDNSLPTQIHVKVRKTTAEIMNEKDDRVNVMVVVHDGQESVAVKRIERVKKEIGDKAKFYILAQRPKLIVREMPASVDYHLLTYTWPLWLRPQRFSAKELEAKSILLLDTMVPKNVDYLVVLSLTDDSSDTIPWNDIASFSDAVFYLKPAKTKEGSYWNFGYWKKYLQKYDLPFYDLSSSYIINMKKWREIDAGTSLRLHYHLLSKSFISLNNFRADLVNSIQLKVPIAPLEEHTDELFEQDEL, encoded by the coding sequence ATGGTCTTGTTTAGGTTACGAATTGTGTTTTTGCTGTTAACTGTCCTGCACATAACGCAAGCATTTAATGAAGGAATTGGTAAGAGATGGCTTTCAGCGTCCCTTGTTGATTACGATGCATTGTCTACCGACCAATGGATGCAGTTGTATAGAAAAATAACGTTaagtgatgaagaagaggatgaagaagatgaagatgacgatgaaggAATTGAGGAATCTATAAGTTCAGCTTCGGCTGAGAAAGTACAACAAGTCGAAGGCTTGTCCGGTGccatttcaaaatatgtACAGATTGCAccaattgatgatgaattcaaagaaacttGCTTTGTTTTGAATGGCAAAATATACTCTAAGAGCGATGACtcattttatttcaagacCTCTGAATTGGATGCTCAAGCTCTTGTTCCAGATTTCGATGTGTTAAAAGATAGAGAGATTGCAATCGGAACTAATGCTTCTGCTCCAATTGTGGTACTTTACGGTTGTGAAACAGATTTAGAGTTTGCTGATTTCAACAGAAATCTTTATAATGAGGCTAAGTTTGGTAAGATTAGAATGACTTGGAGACCGACCTGTATCATAGGTGATACACCAGAATATGCATTGAGTGCCACATTATCGGACAAAAACTGGGACCAAAAGGCAAATGTTCACCTTGTAATCGATGATTCTGATCTAAAAATTAAGGATCCAgtcaaattgaaatactTGGATCAAAAGGAACtagaagatttggataTGAAATTCACCGCGTTATTGTTGGAGAAATTCAATGAAGATCATGATTTcgattctttctttgaatatttcaagtCGTTGTCCTACAATTTTCCTGCAGTGGCACCAGTCATTGCTTCTAAAGACAACATTGATACAACACCAGCAAAGAATATTGTTAAAGACTTCAATAAGAGAAAAATCTCTCATGAATTACTTGGCTTGTACATCAACGGCCAACAGTGGAGATTGTCAGAATTAGATGAAACTACTTTACCTGCTATCCTCGCTAAGGAATGGTCTAGGGTTAATGatttaaaagaaaaactaaGTAAGTTCCCCGGTGCTGAGTTAGAGAActttttgaaatatttcacGGTTGGCTACTCATATACGGCTTACTTTGACAAAAATCGTTACGATTTCTATCGTACTCCAGGTTTCTCTGAAGCTGtagttttcttcaataatttcGAGAAGGATGAGCTATATAAGGACCTGCCTGAAGACAATATGGCGTTTTTGGAACCATCTGATTTCGAACCAATTCCTAGCATCAAGCAGAATTGGAATGAGCTCATCTTTTTTATTAACTTTGACGATATGACACAATTCAAAGATGACGGTGCTGTAGGATCATTGTTACAAGCAATCGATCAGATGGAAACTGGATATCCTATCAGGTTGGGCTTAATtccattttcttcctcTGGATCGAACTCTGTTGTCGATATGATTTATAAATTGAAGTCGGAATCTGACAAGCCTCTGCAGTCGATAATAGATTACTTAAGAACTCTTATTGGACACTCTGAAAAAATTCAACCTCAGACAAAACACAAAGGCAGTGCGTATGATGAATACCTTGAGAGATTCAAAATAGCAGATACTTGCATAGCAATGAATGGTGTACTTTTACCATTCCAAGCTAAAGCATGGAAGATTCATACTTCAAGGATATTATCCGCCGATATCGAGTATTTGAAGTCAGAATTGCAGGCCTTGGGTGATTCATCTAACCTATCAGTAAGGCAACTTCTTCACCATAGGTCCttgacattgaaaaatcCGGTATACATACCTAACCGTATGCTGGATGAAACCTTCACCAGAGTTAACAACCGCGCTCTACATGTACTCGGTAGTCGCACGATAATCTTTTCTGATCCGAATCAAAAGACTTCACCCATTCATACTATCACTTTAGTCGATGATTTCAACTCTTATAGCGCTGTTCAGAAGATACGAGCCCTACTAAGGAACAATCACAAAAGTGTTAGTTTCAGACTAGTTCACGTTGGTGATTTGTCAAAGAGTTGGGATAATTTTAAAATGGAATTCAGCACAGGGAAGTTGTCAGGTAAAATAGCCTCTAAGACGACTGTTAATTTCATTGTTGATCcctttttgaatgttttaAGCTCTTGGTTGCCGGATATTTCTATTAAAGCTCTTCGTAAACCATTTGCAGTAATCAATGgtaaatttttcaatacgGATGACGATTTGTATTCTGTTGAATTATGGCACAACATTTTGGTTCATCATTCTTCGCGCACCCTTGATGTATTGAAGACACTACATCACATCGGGGCGTTGGACGAAAACATAATGAACCCATCTGCTATCGAGGAACTTACTGCTGCTGTTATCAAATATGTACATCATGGTTACCTTGTATTGAATAACGGAATACCTTACACTACAGAATCCTCAATGCCTCGAGTGAGTCTTTCTGAGTTAGAAGAATACACTATCACTAGCCGCTCTGATCAATCTGTAATCAACGTCACTCTATTGCTAGATCCTGTTGAAGAAAGGACACAGCGGTTGTTATATTTGTCAAGtttattgaaagacttGCCATTTGTAAAAACAGAGGTTGCATTGGTACCGACAGCCAATCTAACATTGAACCCAGTGCATAGATTCTACAATGCTTCAACCGGGATATCAGATAATGGATTCTTATCAGAATTTGATTATCCTCATAACATCAACCCAGATGACAAATCAATAATTATTGAAGCCCATGTATTCGATGAAGGTGACGATGTGTCAATTGACATTATTGATGGTCTGGCCGGTGTATGCTTGCAGCTAATGGACAACGCAGGAAATGTTATCGATAAAGGTCTTTCGATGAAATCATTTGGATATGTCCAATTATCATTACCTAGCTTGCAAAAGGGATTGAAGTTGGAAAACTGTGATTCAAGTTACGAGATTACAGCATTGTCGACAATGGCAGAAGCAAATTATATTGAAGTAGAATCCTTTGATGTTGATAACTCATTGCCTACCCAAATTCATGTCAAAGTGAGAAAGACTACTGCGGAAATTATGAACGAAAAAGACGACAGAGTGAATGTAATGGTTGTCGTGCATGATGGACAAGAAAGTGTGGCCgttaaaagaattgaaagagtcaagaaagaaattggcGACAAAGCAAAATTTTATATTTTAGCTCAGAGACCTAAGTTAATTGTCCGAGAAATGCCAGCTTCAGTTGACTATCATTTGTTAACGTATACTTGGCCATTATGGTTGAGACCACAGCGGTTCTCAGCAAAAGAGCTTGAGGCGAAATCTATTTTGCTGTTAGACACAATGGTTCCAAAAAACGTTGACTACTTAGTGGTACTTTCTTTAACTGATGATTCAAGTGACACTATTCCATGGAACGATATTGCTTCATTCTCTGATGCTGTGTTCTACTTGAAACCGgcaaaaacaaaagaaggttCGTACTGGAACTTCGGATACTGGAAAAAGTATTTACAGAAATATGACCTACCATTCTACGATCTATCGTCATCATACATTATTaacatgaaaaaatggAGAGAGATAGATGCTGGAACGAGTTTAAGATTACATTATCATCTCCTTTCTAAAAGTTTCATTTCATTAAACAACTTCAGAGCAGACCTTGTGAATAGTATCCAGCTCAAGGTGCCAATTGCACCTTTGGAAGAACATACTGATGAGCTATTTGAACAAGACGAATTATGA